The proteins below are encoded in one region of Cololabis saira isolate AMF1-May2022 chromosome 13, fColSai1.1, whole genome shotgun sequence:
- the LOC133458828 gene encoding interferon-induced protein with tetratricopeptide repeats 1-like, producing MMVIHSSMMVIGLSIMVIGPSMMVISSWAAVTAQDPPTLESRLKDLECHFTWDLDSNRSRLISKRDMLEDIGTEEGNLWLGHIYNLQGFIWYQLGDKEKAQHFLRKATRAFQQLKNMDEGPWLVVNFGNLAWLHHLLGEDEQSQDYLSKVDALLREHPSPSQEELHPEICAEKAWTLMKFDKDKKQQAADYFQKALEMQPDMVHWRTSRVIGRVSLHQHSGTDLDQDIWEEMREARELDPDNTYLAALELLIKAKRGEQVKDEAHELEEKILLNPVSSYSGINLLLKVYRQLGDIDQAIDLAERVLRNHPDNRYLKVCAAHCYRWRIFSLRDSPPNPSRGMMERAIDLHEQAIALYPDRRSLMKKLDLANICAKTSGDPPRAYQIYQELLSLDLEPADEQLVYNSYAKYLNFVRREWEKSITYHMKTAEIPVESSFRQNSIRQLKRICERGNNWRCGEIQRFLETLQEDQPE from the exons ATGATGGTGATCCACTCATCCATGATGGTGATCGGCTTATCGATAATGGTGATCGGTCCATCAATGATGGTGATCAGCAGCTGGGCAGCAGT TACTGCTCAGGACCCGCCCACGTTGGAGTCCAGACTGAAGGACCTGGAGTGCCACTTCACCTGGGACCTGGATTCCAACCGTTCCAGACTGATCTCTAAAAGGGACATGCTGGAGGACATCGGCACCGAGGAGGGAAACCTCTGGCTGGGTCATATTTACAACCTGCAGGGTTTCATCTGGTATCAGCTCGGTGATAAAGAAAAGGCCCAGCATTTCCTCAGAAAGGCCACCAGGGCCTTCCAACAGCTGAAGAACATGGATGAAGGTCCCTGGTTGGTGGTGAACTTTGGGAATCTGGCCTGGCTGCACCACCTTCTGGGAGAAGATGAACAGAGTCAGGATTACCTGTCAAAGGTTGACGCCCTGCTGAGGGAACACCCGTCTCCATCCCAGGAGGAGCTCCACCCAGAGATCTGTGCAGAGAAGGCCTGGACCCTGATGAAGTTTGACAAAGACAAGAAGCAGCAGGCTGCAGATTACTTCCAGAAGGCATTGGAGATGCAGCCGGACATGGTGCACTGGAGGACCAGCCGTGTTATTGGGAGGGTGAGCCTTCACCAGCACAGCGGCACGGACCTGGATCAGGACATCTGGGAGGAGATGAGGGAGGCCAGGGAACTGGATCCAGATAACACGTACCTCGCTGCCCTGGAGCTGCTCATAAAAGCCAAGAGAGGAGAACAAGTCAAGGATGAAGCTCACGAGCTGGAGGAAAAGATTTTACTGAATCCTGTCAGCAGTTACAGTGGCATCAATCTCCTGCTTAAGGTGTACAGACAGCTGGGCGACATCGACCAGGCCATCGATTTGGCAGAGAGGGTCCTGAGGAATCATCCTGATAATCGATACCTGAAGGTGTGTGCCGCACACTGCTACAGATGGAGAATCTTTTCCTTAAGGGACAGTCCTCCAAACCCATCTAGAGGCATGATGGAACGAGCCATCGACCTGCATGAGCAGGCGATTGCTCTTTACCCCGATCGCCGTTCCCTCATGAAGAAGCTCGACCTTGCAAACATATGTGCAAAAACAAGCGGGGATCCACCGAGAGCATATCAGATTTACCAGGAGCTGCTAAGCCTGGACCTGGAACCTGCAGACGAGCAGCTGGTCTACAACAGCTACGCCAAATACTTAAACTTCGTCCGGCGGGAATGGGAAAAGTCCATCACCTACCACATGAAGACAGCAGAGATCCCTGTGGAGTCCTCCTTCAGGCAGAACAGCATCAGACAGCTGAAGAGGATCTGCGAGCGAGGAAACAACTGGAGGTGTGGAGAAATCCAGAGGTTCCTGGAAACACTGCAGGAGGACCAGCCTGAGTGA
- the prpf38a gene encoding pre-mRNA-splicing factor 38A codes for MANRTVKDANSIHGTNPQYLVEKIIRTRIYESKYWKEECFGLTAELVVDKAMELKFVGGVYGGNIKPTPFLCLTLKMLQIQPEKDIIVEFIKNEDFKYVRLLGAMYMRLTGTATDCYKYLEPLYNDYRKIKSQNRNGEFELMHVDEFIDELLHGERVCDIILPRLQKRQVLEEAEMLDPRISALEEDLDEVESSEEEDEEEEKPERMQTPEPHRRGYRDNDRPRRSPSPRYRRSRSPRRRSRSPKRERRSPSPRHRHRSKSPRRHRSRSRDRRHRSKSPGHHRSHRHRSHSKSPERSSKKSHKKSRRGND; via the exons ATGGCGAACAGGACCGTGAAAGATGCCAACAGCATCCACGGAACCAACCCCCAGTACCTGGTGGAGAAAATCATCCGGACCAGAATCTACGAGTCCAAGTACTGGAAGGAGGAGTGTTTCGGCCTGACGG CTGAGCTGGTGGTGGACAAGGCCATGGAGCTGAAGTTCGTGGGAGGCGTCTACGGAGGAAACATCAAGCCCACGCCGTTCCTCTGCCTCACGCTGAAGATGCTGCAGATCCAGCCGGAGAAGGACATCATCGTGGAGTTCATCAAAAACGAGGATTTCAA ATACGTGCGTCTGCTGGGAGCCATGTACATGCGTCTGACCGGCACGGCCACGGACTGCTACAAATACCTGGAGCCGCTTTACAACGACTATCGGAAGATCAAGAGCCAGAACCGGAACGGAG AGTTCGAGCTGATGCACGTGGACGAGTTCATCGACGAGCTTCTCCACGGAGAGAGAGTCTGTGACATCATCCTGCCCCGACTCCAG AAGAGACaagtcctggaggaggcggagATGCTGGACCCGCGGATCAGCGCGCTGGAGGAAGATCTGGACGAGGTGGAGAGCagcgaggaggaggacgaggaggaagagaag CCGGAGAGAATGCAGACCCCTGAACCTCACAGACGCGGTTACCGTGACAACGACAGACCTCGCCGCTCGCCGTCGCCGCGCTACAGACGCAGCCGATCGCCCCGACG GAGGAGCAGATCTCCgaagagagagagacggag CCCGTCTCCTCGCCACCGTCATCGCAGCAAGAGTCCCCGCAGACACCGCAGCCGGTCCAGGGACCGCCGGCACCGGTCCAAGTCCCCCG GTCACCACAGAAGCCACCGACATCGCAGCCACTCCAAGTCTCCAGAGAG GAGCTCCAAAAAGAGCCACAAGAAGAGCCGGCGAGGAAACGACTGA